In the Ignavibacteriales bacterium genome, CCTGTACCTGCTTTAGTATTAAATAATGCGGCGTTTCATTTTCCATGTAAAATACGATCACACCGTAAGCATAATCCTTTTTCATGTGTTCTCCTTAGCCTTATTCCATATTGCATCCATTTCTTCGAGGGACATGTCTTCGAGTTCCCTATTTTCAGATTTTGCATGCTCTTCAATTTTGCGAAAACGTTTCGAGAATTTATTGACGGTCTGTCTCAGTGCATCTTCGGGATTCACATTAATAAACCGAGCGTAATTAACGAGTGAGAATAATACATCGCCCAACTCTTCTTCTATCTCTTTTGGGTTAGCGCCGGACTCGACATTCTGCTTCAGCTCTTCTATCTCTTCTCTAATTTTGTCAAATACCGGTTCTTTATCTTTCCAATCGAAGCCGACTTTAGCGGCTTTTTCCTGGATGCGGTAAGCTTTGAAGAGAGCGGGGAGTTCCGAGGGAACTCCATCGAGTATGGAAGCACGTCCGTCTTTTTGTTTCCGTTTCTCCCAGTTGACGAGCACCTCATCGGTGCCGGTTACTTTTGTATCGCCGAATACGTGTGGGTGACGCTCGATGAGCTTTTCTCTTTCCTGTCTCATTACTTCTGTCAGCGTGAAGTCCCCTGTTTCTTCACCTATTATCGAGTGGAATACCACCTGCAGAAAAACGTCGCCAAGTTCTTTTTTTAGTTCATTTTTATTTCCGGAATC is a window encoding:
- the mazG gene encoding nucleoside triphosphate pyrophosphohydrolase; protein product: MEQDKISELLNEFTQFVDIVRILREKCPWDKEQTHESLRRCLLEESYEVLEAIDSGNKNELKKELGDVFLQVVFHSIIGEETGDFTLTEVMRQEREKLIERHPHVFGDTKVTGTDEVLVNWEKRKQKDGRASILDGVPSELPALFKAYRIQEKAAKVGFDWKDKEPVFDKIREEIEELKQNVESGANPKEIEEELGDVLFSLVNYARFINVNPEDALRQTVNKFSKRFRKIEEHAKSENRELEDMSLEEMDAIWNKAKENT